In the Ruminococcus sp. OA3 genome, one interval contains:
- a CDS encoding DUF669 domain-containing protein: MQKPNDYETTKPYGEYEALPAGGYVCRIVQVIETRSKKGKDMLQIALDIAEGEYQGKFQKEFSENTREDKKWPCTVYQLVLDAEGKTNRGLKTFLDAVEASNPGFRVIWGDTFCDNLRHRLVGGIFGREAYEKANGNGTGWSTKCQSFRETTAIREGRYQIPEDKPLKAGRQQWQPATDPDGFMSIPDGACEELPFN; this comes from the coding sequence ATGCAGAAACCAAATGATTATGAGACAACCAAACCCTATGGGGAGTATGAAGCCTTGCCGGCCGGCGGCTATGTGTGCCGGATTGTCCAGGTGATTGAGACTAGGAGCAAAAAAGGAAAGGACATGCTCCAGATTGCACTGGATATTGCCGAGGGGGAATACCAGGGCAAGTTTCAAAAGGAGTTTTCTGAGAATACCAGGGAGGATAAAAAATGGCCCTGTACGGTTTACCAGCTGGTCTTGGATGCGGAAGGGAAGACCAACCGTGGGCTTAAGACGTTCCTGGATGCGGTTGAGGCATCCAACCCGGGGTTCCGGGTGATCTGGGGTGACACGTTCTGCGATAACCTGCGGCACCGCCTGGTAGGGGGGATTTTTGGAAGGGAAGCGTATGAGAAAGCAAATGGGAACGGGACCGGCTGGAGCACGAAGTGCCAAAGCTTCCGGGAAACCACGGCCATCCGGGAAGGGCGGTATCAAATACCGGAAGATAAGCCATTAAAAGCAGGGCGGCAGCAGTGGCAGCCGGCAACCGATCCCGATGGTTTTATGAGCATCCCGGACGGGGCCTGCGAAGAACTGCCGTTTAACTAG